From a single Bacillus pseudomycoides DSM 12442 genomic region:
- the glpF gene encoding glycerol uptake facilitator protein GlpF, translating to MSAFLGELIGTALLIVLGGGVCAGVSLKKSFAKDSGWIVITMGWGLAVAIAAYAVGSISGAHLNPAVTIGLAFKGALPWNDVPGYIAAQMIGAIIGAIIVYLHYLPHWKETEDPGTKLGVFATGPAIPNTFANLLSEMIGTFVLVFGILAIGANKFADGLNPFVVGFLIVSIGLSLGGTTGYAINPARDLGPRIAHFFLPIPGKGGSNWKYAWIPVVGPILGGSLAGLFHQVVFEGKQNAAFIYVIIATVIVLAISYMTSKKSENNTNSRKVA from the coding sequence ATGTCAGCATTTTTAGGGGAGTTAATAGGGACAGCGTTGTTAATCGTTCTTGGTGGCGGCGTTTGTGCAGGCGTAAGTTTAAAGAAGTCGTTTGCTAAGGATTCTGGTTGGATTGTTATTACGATGGGCTGGGGCTTAGCGGTTGCCATCGCAGCATATGCAGTAGGATCGATTAGTGGGGCACATTTAAATCCAGCAGTAACAATTGGACTTGCTTTTAAGGGAGCGCTTCCATGGAATGATGTACCAGGTTATATCGCAGCGCAAATGATTGGTGCAATCATCGGTGCAATTATCGTATATTTACATTACTTACCTCATTGGAAAGAAACAGAAGACCCAGGTACAAAATTAGGCGTTTTTGCAACAGGACCAGCAATTCCGAATACATTTGCAAACCTTTTAAGTGAAATGATTGGAACATTCGTTTTAGTATTTGGTATATTAGCAATTGGTGCAAATAAATTTGCGGATGGTTTAAATCCATTCGTCGTAGGTTTCTTAATCGTAAGTATTGGTTTATCATTAGGTGGAACAACAGGTTACGCAATTAACCCAGCTCGTGATTTAGGACCTCGTATTGCCCACTTCTTCTTACCGATTCCGGGTAAAGGTGGATCGAACTGGAAATATGCATGGATTCCGGTAGTAGGACCGATTTTAGGTGGATCACTTGCAGGTTTATTCCATCAAGTTGTATTTGAAGGAAAACAAAATGCAGCATTTATTTATGTGATAATTGCAACTGTGATTGTACTAGCAATCTCTTATATGACAAGTAAAAAGAGCGAAAACAATACAAATAGTAGAAAAGTAGCATAA
- a CDS encoding glycerol-3-phosphate responsive antiterminator → MEFHEQNILPAVRQIKDLEKLLYSSYEYIVILDIHIGQLKSVVALAKQHCKKVFLHVDLIHGLQSDGHATEFLCQEYKPYGLLSTKASVIMKAKQKGVVAIQRIFLIDSSAMEKSCNLLEKTKPDYIEVLPGALTGVIAEVKERTGVPILAGGFIRTVDDVERALSAGATAITTSKKELWKHYQR, encoded by the coding sequence ATGGAATTTCATGAACAAAATATTTTGCCAGCTGTTCGGCAAATAAAAGATTTAGAAAAGTTACTATATAGTTCTTATGAGTATATTGTTATTTTAGACATTCATATCGGTCAATTGAAAAGTGTTGTTGCACTTGCGAAGCAGCATTGTAAAAAGGTATTTTTACATGTCGATTTAATTCACGGTTTGCAAAGCGATGGCCATGCGACAGAGTTTTTATGCCAAGAGTATAAGCCATATGGACTATTGTCGACAAAGGCAAGTGTAATTATGAAGGCGAAGCAAAAGGGTGTTGTCGCGATTCAACGTATCTTTTTAATTGATTCGAGTGCGATGGAAAAGAGTTGTAATCTTTTAGAGAAAACAAAGCCGGATTATATTGAGGTGCTTCCCGGAGCTTTAACAGGTGTGATTGCTGAGGTGAAAGAACGGACGGGCGTACCGATTTTAGCAGGCGGATTTATTCGTACGGTTGATGATGTAGAAAGAGCGTTATCCGCTGGTGCGACGGCGATTACAACGTCGAAAAAAGAACTCTGGAAACATTACCAAAGATAG